Proteins encoded in a region of the Polyodon spathula isolate WHYD16114869_AA chromosome 9, ASM1765450v1, whole genome shotgun sequence genome:
- the LOC121320937 gene encoding COMM domain-containing protein 6-like isoform X1, which yields MFSDDYSVESIGQLPPDLFAESCQQVMMHLQGQIPGVDTAEICERFQKAGVQLNLEAVEKIVNMVLFLFRTATKSNWTAGQLVTKLAEGSSKWSKPALQVIQRIWNEQGKHLPSQEDPSHTITVGQLVDFQWKLAMAISSDTCRSLNYPYISMTLKVANSSGQITSKSFEMTIPQFQNFFRQFKEMAAILETA from the exons ATGACTATTCAGTTGAAAGTATTGGACAGCTTCCTCCAGACTTGTTTGCGGAATCA TGCCAACAGGTTATGATGCACTTGCAAGGGCAGATCCCTGGTGTAGACACAGCTGAGATCTGTGAG AGATTTCAAAAAGCTGGTGTCCAACTAAACTTGGAAGCTGTTGAGAAGATAGTAAacatggttttgtttcttttcag AACAGCAACAAAAAGCAATTGGACGGCAGGGCAACTAGTCACCAAGTTAGCTGAAGGGAGCAGCAAATGGTCAAAGCCAGCTTTGCAGGTTATTCAGCGAATCTGGAATGAACAGGGCAAACACCTCCCTTCACAGGAGGATCCCAGCCACACGATAACAGTTGGACAG CTGGTAGATTTCCAATGGAAACTGGCCATGGCAATTAGTTCTGACACCTGCAGGTCTCTGAATTACCCTTACATCTCCATGACATTAAAAGTGGCCAATTCCTCTGGGCAGATAACCAGCAAATCCTTTGAAATGACGATCCCTCAATTTCAG aattTCTTCAGACAGTTCAAGGAAATGGCAGCTATTCTAGAAACAGCTTAA
- the LOC121320937 gene encoding COMM domain-containing protein 6-like isoform X2 gives MNLSSEWFGRTATKSNWTAGQLVTKLAEGSSKWSKPALQVIQRIWNEQGKHLPSQEDPSHTITVGQLVDFQWKLAMAISSDTCRSLNYPYISMTLKVANSSGQITSKSFEMTIPQFQNFFRQFKEMAAILETA, from the exons atGAACCTCAGTTCTGAGTGGTTTGGAAG AACAGCAACAAAAAGCAATTGGACGGCAGGGCAACTAGTCACCAAGTTAGCTGAAGGGAGCAGCAAATGGTCAAAGCCAGCTTTGCAGGTTATTCAGCGAATCTGGAATGAACAGGGCAAACACCTCCCTTCACAGGAGGATCCCAGCCACACGATAACAGTTGGACAG CTGGTAGATTTCCAATGGAAACTGGCCATGGCAATTAGTTCTGACACCTGCAGGTCTCTGAATTACCCTTACATCTCCATGACATTAAAAGTGGCCAATTCCTCTGGGCAGATAACCAGCAAATCCTTTGAAATGACGATCCCTCAATTTCAG aattTCTTCAGACAGTTCAAGGAAATGGCAGCTATTCTAGAAACAGCTTAA